The Sediminispirochaeta smaragdinae DSM 11293 genome has a segment encoding these proteins:
- a CDS encoding SH3 domain-containing protein: MRRDFLTLLYIPVFVFGIFLGSCGRSEEPMPNLELPPTPILESRARYAVIISSHLRLRSGPSIESKVKETLWKGSVMEVVGKASSRVVVDNQEGYWYQVAYDGLQGYVFGGYLRFFSSKEAAEEAVRSPEF, encoded by the coding sequence ATGCGTAGAGATTTTTTGACGCTTTTATATATACCTGTTTTTGTGTTCGGAATTTTTCTTGGTTCCTGCGGCCGCAGTGAAGAGCCTATGCCGAACCTGGAATTACCGCCGACTCCCATTCTGGAAAGTCGGGCTCGTTATGCGGTAATCATCTCCAGTCATCTTAGACTCCGAAGTGGACCAAGCATCGAAAGTAAGGTAAAAGAGACATTATGGAAGGGCTCTGTGATGGAGGTTGTAGGAAAGGCCTCTTCCAGGGTCGTCGTAGATAATCAGGAAGGGTATTGGTACCAGGTCGCCTACGACGGGCTCCAAGGCTATGTTTTTGGTGGCTACCTTCGTTTTTTCAGTAGCAAGGAAGCTGCCGAGGAAGCTGTCAGAAGTCCGGAGTTTTAA